A DNA window from Pseudodesulfovibrio thermohalotolerans contains the following coding sequences:
- the rnc gene encoding ribonuclease III, translating to MDIAELQDCIHHRFAQVKFLETALTHSSFANEQNGFEDNERLEFLGDAVLELCISEEGFKRYPSAHEGQLTRIRSQLVKEQSLAAIARNLKLDEYIRLGRGEELQGGRDRDALLADAFEAVLGAVFLDSGFEAARRTIQEIFESMWPARAMLPETKDYKSRLQEVAQDLFRDRPVYMLAGTSGPEHEKLFEVEVALPRGEKFRGAGTSVKRAEQESARIALEFLEEE from the coding sequence ATGGATATCGCTGAGCTTCAGGATTGTATCCACCATAGGTTTGCCCAAGTCAAGTTCCTGGAGACCGCGCTGACCCACTCCTCGTTCGCCAATGAACAGAACGGTTTCGAGGATAATGAGCGGCTTGAGTTCTTGGGCGACGCAGTGTTGGAGCTGTGTATTTCCGAAGAGGGTTTCAAACGGTATCCGTCGGCTCACGAGGGACAGCTCACGCGCATCCGCTCGCAGTTGGTCAAGGAGCAGTCCCTGGCGGCCATCGCTCGGAATCTCAAGCTCGACGAGTACATCCGGCTTGGACGTGGCGAGGAGCTGCAAGGCGGCCGGGATCGCGACGCCCTGTTGGCCGACGCCTTCGAGGCAGTGCTCGGGGCGGTTTTTCTGGACAGCGGTTTCGAGGCCGCCCGGCGGACCATCCAGGAGATTTTCGAAAGCATGTGGCCCGCCCGGGCCATGTTGCCCGAGACCAAGGACTACAAGAGCCGGTTGCAGGAAGTGGCGCAGGATTTGTTCCGCGACCGTCCGGTGTACATGCTGGCCGGGACCAGCGGCCCCGAACACGAGAAGCTGTTCGAGGTTGAGGTGGCCCTGCCGCGCGGAGAGAAATTCCGAGGCGCGGGTACCAGCGTCAAGCGGGCCGAGCAGGAATCCGCCCGCATCGCCCTCGAATTCCTGGAAGAAGAATAG
- a CDS encoding acetate--CoA ligase family protein, with amino-acid sequence MQPEAQLRELFNPETIAVIGASRSPHKLGHLILSNLISAGYKGTIFPVNPAGGEILGLTVHPSAADLPRPPDLGIIVLPREQVLQAMRELADAQVDAICVITAGFRETGRDGFELEMKMADLARRRNITLLGPNTLGLFNTSISLNASIAQAMPAKGSISFFSQSGALCSAILDWAEGESIGFSKFISLGNKAGVSEADVLEALGDDPDTKVIIGYLESVDDGRKFLTRARAVTEKKPVIMIKAGTTPAGARATSSHTGSLAGSVEAGLAAFKQAGIIRVDSLETLFDLARAFSEQPLPQGPNLAVVTNSGGPGILAADACEGAGLNLARPSLATLDRLTKVLPPFASIYNPIDIIGDAKAERYRATLEAIAEDETTHAILVLLTPTASAEITETAQVIIDISKTCDKPIFASFMGDQRVGPGRDMLLAAGIPCYANPEPAVTAISAMLAHYRWKNRPYPVEVCFRRDKGRAERTIQKALRAGVTELPFNDAMDIAAAYELPVPETRLVRTSDQAVRAAKKMGYPVALKIESPHLASRGEVDGVALDLHTPHDVREAWLDITTRTQRKRPDIYIAGCLIQTMGPVKAREVVVRFTQDPQFGPLISFCLAGPSAEVLNDISYRLAPLALHDVQDIVREIKSFPLLRGVRGSEPVNLAAIEDVLLSMSQMATDFPEIREAELNPILVDSEGAFVADLRVTVGPI; translated from the coding sequence ATGCAACCCGAAGCCCAATTGCGCGAACTATTCAATCCGGAAACCATCGCCGTCATCGGCGCGTCCCGAAGCCCGCACAAGCTCGGGCATCTCATCCTGTCGAATTTAATCTCGGCAGGGTACAAGGGGACAATCTTTCCCGTCAATCCCGCAGGCGGAGAAATTCTCGGCCTGACCGTCCACCCCTCGGCGGCGGACCTGCCGCGTCCACCGGATCTCGGCATCATCGTCCTGCCGCGCGAACAGGTCCTGCAAGCCATGCGCGAGCTGGCCGACGCCCAGGTGGACGCCATCTGCGTCATCACCGCGGGATTCCGCGAGACCGGCCGCGACGGCTTTGAGCTCGAAATGAAAATGGCGGACCTGGCCCGCAGGCGCAACATCACCCTGCTCGGCCCCAACACCCTCGGCCTGTTCAACACATCCATTTCCCTGAACGCCAGCATCGCGCAGGCCATGCCCGCCAAGGGGTCCATCTCCTTCTTCTCCCAGAGCGGCGCCCTGTGCTCGGCCATCCTGGACTGGGCCGAAGGCGAGTCCATCGGGTTCTCCAAGTTCATCTCGCTCGGCAACAAGGCGGGCGTGTCCGAGGCGGACGTGCTCGAAGCCCTGGGCGACGATCCGGACACAAAGGTCATCATCGGCTACCTGGAATCCGTGGACGACGGCCGCAAATTTCTCACCCGGGCGCGGGCCGTGACCGAAAAGAAGCCGGTCATCATGATTAAGGCGGGCACCACCCCGGCGGGCGCGCGGGCCACCTCAAGCCATACGGGTTCCCTGGCGGGAAGCGTGGAAGCAGGATTGGCGGCCTTCAAGCAGGCGGGCATCATCCGGGTGGACAGCCTGGAGACTCTGTTCGATTTGGCGCGCGCCTTTTCCGAGCAGCCCCTGCCCCAGGGGCCGAACCTCGCCGTGGTGACCAACTCCGGCGGTCCCGGCATCCTCGCCGCCGATGCCTGCGAAGGCGCGGGGCTCAACCTGGCCCGGCCCTCCCTGGCCACCCTGGACCGGCTAACCAAAGTCCTGCCGCCGTTCGCGTCCATCTACAACCCCATCGATATCATCGGGGACGCCAAGGCCGAACGGTACCGGGCCACGCTGGAGGCCATCGCCGAGGACGAAACCACCCACGCCATCCTCGTCCTGCTCACGCCAACGGCCTCGGCCGAGATCACCGAGACGGCCCAGGTCATCATTGATATTTCCAAGACCTGCGACAAACCGATCTTCGCTTCCTTCATGGGCGACCAGCGCGTCGGCCCCGGCCGGGACATGCTCCTCGCGGCAGGCATCCCCTGCTACGCAAACCCGGAACCGGCCGTCACGGCCATCTCGGCAATGCTTGCCCATTACCGATGGAAAAACCGCCCCTATCCGGTGGAGGTTTGTTTCCGCCGCGACAAAGGGCGCGCCGAACGGACCATCCAGAAAGCTCTCCGGGCGGGCGTGACCGAGCTGCCCTTCAACGACGCCATGGACATCGCGGCGGCCTACGAACTGCCGGTGCCCGAGACGCGGCTGGTGCGCACCTCGGACCAGGCCGTACGCGCGGCCAAGAAAATGGGCTACCCCGTGGCGCTCAAAATCGAATCGCCCCACCTGGCCAGCAGAGGCGAGGTCGACGGCGTCGCCCTGGACCTGCACACGCCGCATGACGTGCGCGAGGCATGGCTCGACATCACCACCCGTACCCAACGCAAACGCCCGGACATCTATATCGCGGGCTGCCTGATCCAGACCATGGGACCGGTCAAGGCCCGCGAGGTCGTGGTCCGCTTCACCCAGGACCCGCAGTTCGGCCCGCTCATCTCCTTCTGTCTGGCCGGGCCTTCCGCCGAAGTCCTGAACGACATCAGCTATCGGCTGGCTCCATTGGCCCTGCACGACGTCCAGGACATCGTCCGCGAAATCAAATCGTTTCCCCTGCTACGGGGTGTGCGCGGATCGGAGCCGGTAAACCTGGCGGCCATCGAGGACGTTCTGCTTTCCATGTCGCAGATGGCCACGGACTTCCCGGAAATACGCGAGGCCGAGCTCAACCCCATCCTGGTGGACTCGGAAGGCGCGTTCGTCGCCGACCTGCGCGTGACCGTCGGACCCATTTGA
- a CDS encoding phosphotransacetylase family protein, whose protein sequence is MAGLYIGSTTGYSGKNMIVMGLGLRLQKDGYNVGYMKPVGAMPMEIDGKLGDEDAAFVQDVLGLSEDPAMVTPVVVTQDFKVKAFTGKMERLLGNIVEGYEAVSKDKDITLVAGSGSMYSGKYCDTDAISVIRKLGIKTVIIDRFQKELKYDYLMAMKETLGDLMAGVILNDVPPNFMDEINQLLGPALEAKGVKILGVIPRDPLMGAIKVGDLADRLGGKIISAHNKSERVVESFLIGTMQVENFMTHFRKKKNSAIIVGGDRSDVQLVALEGDCPCLILTGNLYPNDIILTRSEVLETPIIMVREDTFTVAKKMDDILSRHKLRDAIKIKQGAELVSNNIDFEYLKKELGLK, encoded by the coding sequence ATGGCTGGACTCTACATTGGCTCTACCACCGGGTATTCAGGCAAGAACATGATCGTCATGGGCCTGGGCCTGCGCCTGCAAAAAGACGGGTACAACGTGGGCTACATGAAACCCGTGGGGGCCATGCCCATGGAAATCGACGGCAAGCTCGGCGACGAGGACGCCGCCTTTGTCCAGGATGTGCTCGGCCTGTCCGAGGACCCTGCAATGGTCACGCCCGTGGTCGTCACCCAGGATTTCAAGGTCAAGGCGTTCACAGGCAAGATGGAAAGGCTCCTGGGCAACATCGTCGAAGGCTACGAAGCGGTCTCCAAGGACAAGGACATCACCCTGGTTGCGGGGTCCGGGTCCATGTACTCCGGCAAATACTGCGACACCGACGCCATCTCCGTCATCCGCAAGCTCGGCATCAAGACCGTCATCATCGACAGGTTCCAGAAAGAGCTCAAATACGACTATCTCATGGCCATGAAGGAAACCCTCGGCGACCTCATGGCAGGCGTCATCCTCAATGACGTGCCGCCCAATTTCATGGACGAGATCAACCAGCTCCTCGGCCCCGCCCTGGAAGCCAAGGGCGTCAAGATTCTCGGCGTCATCCCCCGCGATCCGCTCATGGGCGCCATCAAGGTGGGCGACCTCGCCGACCGCCTCGGCGGCAAGATCATTTCCGCCCACAACAAGTCCGAACGCGTGGTCGAGTCCTTCCTCATCGGCACCATGCAGGTCGAAAACTTCATGACCCACTTCCGCAAAAAGAAAAACTCCGCCATCATCGTCGGCGGCGACAGGTCGGACGTGCAGCTCGTCGCACTCGAAGGCGACTGCCCCTGCCTCATCCTGACCGGCAACCTCTACCCCAACGACATCATCCTCACCCGGTCCGAAGTCCTTGAAACGCCCATCATCATGGTCCGCGAAGATACCTTCACCGTGGCCAAGAAAATGGACGACATCCTCTCCCGGCACAAGCTGCGCGACGCCATCAAGATCAAGCAGGGCGCGGAACTGGTGTCCAACAACATCGACTTCGAATACCTCAAAAAGGAACTCGGCCTGAAATAG
- a CDS encoding MATE family efflux transporter, with product MSNTAQDKTDLTTRPIPEVIRQVAVPSSVGFFFHTMFNVVDTWWAGRIDTQAQAALALSLPVFFIITALASGIGTGSTALMGSALGGKDRKQAALTAVQMLSFGIFVSAFLAWFGLTFSPAIFGWLGAEGHYLDVCLAYMTPIFACNAVTVAIYLFNAVLQSQGDTASLRNVLCFTAAMNVILDPWFIHGGFGLPAMGLAGVAWSTVILQGAGAVYLAFKARRTGLIKTDGGRNLIPRPRIYAEIAHQGFPAALNSMTIALGFFVIFRFVSGFGPEASAAYGIATRIDQIVLMPTIGLSVAALTITAQNCGAGKIDRIRENFRKNLLYGAYLLIPLSVPILIFAEPLMRIFTSDPAVIAVGAGYLRIDAFTLYGYVAIFVPTSVLQGMKRPMFAIWLGLARQVVAPFLLFTLFTQILGYPITALWLAIFSIVWTSAAVALWFARKTIGEMESQKKRLEGCKLP from the coding sequence ATGAGTAACACCGCGCAGGACAAGACAGACCTGACCACGCGGCCCATTCCCGAGGTTATCCGCCAGGTGGCGGTGCCATCGAGCGTGGGCTTTTTCTTCCACACCATGTTCAACGTGGTGGACACATGGTGGGCCGGGCGCATCGACACCCAGGCACAGGCCGCTCTGGCCCTGTCCCTGCCCGTATTCTTCATCATCACGGCCCTGGCCAGCGGCATCGGCACGGGCTCAACCGCGCTCATGGGTTCGGCATTAGGTGGCAAAGACCGCAAACAGGCCGCCTTGACCGCGGTGCAGATGCTCAGTTTCGGCATCTTCGTGTCCGCGTTCCTGGCCTGGTTCGGGCTGACCTTTTCCCCGGCCATCTTCGGCTGGCTCGGAGCCGAGGGGCACTACCTCGACGTCTGCCTCGCCTACATGACGCCGATCTTCGCCTGCAACGCGGTCACGGTGGCCATCTACCTGTTCAACGCGGTGCTCCAGTCCCAGGGCGACACGGCCAGCCTGCGCAACGTGCTGTGCTTCACGGCCGCCATGAACGTGATCCTGGACCCGTGGTTCATTCACGGCGGTTTCGGCCTGCCCGCCATGGGGTTGGCGGGCGTGGCCTGGTCCACTGTCATCCTTCAGGGCGCGGGCGCGGTTTACCTGGCGTTCAAGGCCCGCCGCACAGGGCTCATCAAGACCGATGGAGGCCGGAATCTGATTCCGAGGCCGAGGATATACGCAGAGATCGCCCACCAGGGCTTCCCGGCGGCGTTGAACTCCATGACCATCGCGCTCGGATTCTTCGTCATCTTCCGTTTTGTGTCCGGCTTCGGCCCGGAGGCGTCGGCGGCGTACGGCATCGCCACCCGCATCGACCAGATCGTGCTCATGCCGACCATCGGCCTGAGCGTGGCCGCGCTGACCATCACGGCCCAGAACTGCGGGGCGGGCAAAATCGACCGCATACGGGAGAACTTCCGCAAGAACCTGCTCTACGGCGCGTACCTTCTCATCCCCCTGTCCGTGCCCATCCTGATTTTCGCCGAACCGCTCATGCGCATCTTCACCAGCGATCCGGCGGTCATAGCCGTGGGCGCTGGCTACCTGCGCATCGACGCGTTCACCCTGTACGGCTACGTGGCCATCTTCGTGCCCACTTCGGTCCTGCAAGGCATGAAACGTCCCATGTTCGCCATCTGGCTCGGCCTTGCCCGCCAGGTTGTGGCCCCATTTCTGCTGTTCACCCTGTTCACTCAAATCCTCGGCTACCCCATAACCGCACTATGGCTGGCCATCTTCTCCATTGTCTGGACCTCAGCCGCGGTAGCCCTGTGGTTCGCCAGGAAAACCATCGGCGAGATGGAGTCGCAGAAGAAGCGCTTGGAGGGGTGCAAGCTCCCCTGA
- a CDS encoding Nif3-like dinuclear metal center hexameric protein, whose product MKIQDILSIFRDLAPEENQSSWDNSGVQVAGSVDRTDKVGVALEPTPAALCRCLEWGADAVITHHPLYMKPKAPDTEGMYLDALRAVIRSGSWLYAAHTSLDTRPGGPAFWLGKELGLTGGRLLEVEHGRAPVEASFYCEEPITREAADIWANHDGVHSVSQSRTGEVRVVCDEPHWRGLADKIEFSLGKRPLFYLRSLTAPVREVGFGEAGELPEPMAFDAFMGKLSGLIRRDALLVAGPKPETVRTVAYCGGSGSSLIERASHAGADVFVTGDMKYHPAVETPICVVDVGHFSLEEEMMRRFAQELDEALPEAEVRFFPGEDPFTVYTS is encoded by the coding sequence ATGAAAATTCAAGACATTTTATCTATTTTTCGGGACCTGGCTCCGGAAGAAAACCAAAGTTCCTGGGACAATTCCGGTGTGCAGGTGGCCGGGTCCGTCGACCGGACGGACAAGGTTGGCGTGGCCCTTGAGCCCACTCCGGCGGCGCTTTGCCGCTGCCTGGAATGGGGCGCGGACGCGGTAATCACGCACCATCCCCTGTACATGAAGCCCAAGGCTCCGGACACGGAAGGGATGTACCTCGACGCGTTGCGAGCGGTCATCCGTTCCGGAAGCTGGCTTTACGCGGCCCACACGTCTCTGGACACCCGCCCGGGAGGCCCGGCCTTCTGGCTGGGAAAAGAGCTGGGGCTGACCGGAGGGAGGCTGCTCGAAGTGGAGCACGGCCGCGCGCCGGTTGAGGCTTCCTTCTACTGCGAGGAACCCATCACCCGGGAGGCCGCGGACATCTGGGCCAACCACGACGGGGTCCACTCGGTTTCCCAAAGCCGCACCGGCGAAGTCCGAGTGGTCTGCGACGAGCCGCACTGGCGCGGGTTGGCGGACAAGATCGAATTTTCCCTGGGCAAACGCCCCCTGTTCTACCTGCGCTCCCTGACCGCGCCGGTAAGGGAGGTCGGCTTCGGCGAGGCGGGCGAACTGCCCGAGCCCATGGCCTTCGACGCCTTCATGGGCAAGCTGTCCGGTCTTATCCGGCGCGACGCCCTGCTGGTCGCCGGGCCCAAGCCCGAGACCGTCCGGACCGTGGCCTACTGCGGCGGTTCGGGGTCGAGCCTCATCGAGCGGGCCTCGCACGCCGGGGCCGACGTGTTCGTCACCGGGGACATGAAGTACCATCCGGCCGTTGAAACCCCGATCTGCGTGGTGGACGTGGGGCATTTCTCCCTGGAAGAGGAGATGATGCGCCGTTTCGCCCAGGAGCTGGATGAAGCCCTGCCGGAAGCCGAGGTCCGATTCTTCCCGGGCGAGGACCCGTTCACGGTGTACACGAGCTGA
- a CDS encoding zinc ribbon domain-containing protein — translation MYQKQIEQLIVLQEVDDDILELTNEIELAPQELADLEGQLDEFEVRRGRINEKMGILQEQRKKLSDEIEEDAGKIKKSKNKLMLVGNTKEYHAMMREMDSLEKLNRMRDDEQQAVREELLRQDEATQTLNDEMSGVQEQYEALKTTLEERLDKANKKLESLNRKRKKACKAVPPPILGRYEFIRERMEHPVIVPVSEGVCSGCHIMIPPQIYNDLQKGQQILSCPNCQRLIYWQAFVQPDGSAEEK, via the coding sequence ATGTATCAGAAACAGATTGAGCAGTTGATCGTCCTTCAGGAAGTGGACGACGATATTCTCGAACTGACCAACGAGATCGAGCTTGCCCCCCAGGAGCTGGCCGACCTTGAGGGCCAGCTTGACGAATTCGAGGTTCGCCGCGGCCGGATCAACGAAAAAATGGGCATTCTCCAAGAGCAGAGGAAGAAGCTCTCCGACGAGATCGAAGAAGATGCCGGCAAGATCAAGAAGTCCAAGAATAAGCTGATGCTGGTGGGCAACACCAAGGAATACCACGCCATGATGCGCGAAATGGATTCCCTGGAGAAGCTCAACCGTATGCGCGACGACGAGCAGCAAGCCGTGCGTGAAGAGCTTCTGCGCCAGGACGAGGCCACCCAGACTCTCAACGACGAGATGAGCGGCGTGCAGGAACAGTACGAAGCGCTCAAGACCACCCTGGAAGAACGTCTTGACAAGGCCAACAAAAAGCTTGAATCCCTGAACCGCAAGCGCAAGAAGGCGTGCAAGGCCGTGCCGCCGCCGATCCTGGGCCGCTACGAGTTCATCCGCGAGCGCATGGAGCACCCGGTCATCGTGCCGGTCTCCGAAGGCGTATGTTCGGGCTGCCACATCATGATCCCGCCGCAGATCTACAACGACCTGCAGAAGGGACAGCAGATTCTGAGCTGCCCCAACTGCCAGCGGCTGATCTACTGGCAGGCGTTCGTGCAGCCGGACGGCTCGGCCGAAGAGAAATAA